The Mobula birostris isolate sMobBir1 chromosome 11, sMobBir1.hap1, whole genome shotgun sequence genome has a segment encoding these proteins:
- the armc7 gene encoding armadillo repeat-containing protein 7 translates to MATSSRYVQSKSQGQDRFDYLQALVTEFQDTDSQESKEQVLANLANFAYDPSNYQYLRQLQVIDLFLDMLTEENERFVEFGIGGLCNLCLDKQNKEYILQNKGVQAVLDCLSSSNEETVLSAITTLMYLVTPLSHKEIASMPVIQCMLRFSLSKNKRLSNLATLFLKDVCSSEEVEKARNLQNHTALGIPLPKE, encoded by the exons ATGGCCACCTCTAGTCGGTATGTACAAAGTAAGTCCCAGGGGCAAGATCGGTTTGATTATCTCCAAGCCCTTGTTACTGAATTTCAAGATACTGACAGTCAAG AGTCAAAGGAGCAAGTTCTGGCAAATCTGGCTAATTTTGCTTATGATCCCAGTAACTATCAGTATCTTCGACAGCTGCAGGTCATTGACCTATTCCTGGACATGCTCACAGAAGAAAATGAAAGATTTGTAGAATTTGGAATag GTGGTCTCTGTAACTTGTGCCTTGACAAACAGAACAAAGAATATATTTTACAGAATAAAGGAGTTCAGGCAGTACTGGACTGCTTATCCAGCTCTAATGAGGAAACTGTGCTGTCTGCCATTACCACGTTAATGTACCTAGTGACTCCTTTGTCCCACAAAGAAATAGCATCAATGCCGGTTATTCAGTGTATGCTACGGTTTTCTCTGTCCAAAAACAAGCGTCTGAGTAACTTAGCAACTTTGTTTCTAAAAGATGTCTGCTCTTCAGAAGAAGTAGAAAAAGCCAGAAATCTGCAGAATCACACAGCTTTGGGAATACCACTTCCAAAAGAATAG